The genomic region AAGAGGCGCTCGACTCGCCCGCCCGCGCCGGCCTCAATCCGCGCCTGGACCCAGTTCGAGGCCAGGTAACGCGCGATGATGAAAGCAAGCACGGCACCGAGCGTCGCGCCGGTCAAGTTATACAGCGTACCCCAGGCCGGGCCAAACAGTGCGCCGCCGACGAGTGTCAGAACGGAGCCTGGAAAAAACAGTACGGTTGCCAGTGCGTAAACGCCGATAAACAGCACTGGCGCGGCGGCACCCGCACTGGCCACCCACGCCTCGAGCACGGCGACATCGAGCTGCTCGCGGTATGTAAAGCCAAGCGCAATCGCTGCCGCGAGCACGAGCAATAGGAGGATGCGTACAATCGTCCTATTCATGGGTGCCATCCGCTCCCGACCATTGCCGACGATTGATCACGTAACCGGTGATCCGACCGCGGAACGGCAGCAGCAACAGGCCGGGTAGCCAGCTGACGTCGCGCGGCTGGTCGTAGCCTCGGATACCGATCGTCATCCCTTGGTGGCCGCCGCGTGGCTGGTCGCGGTAGGTGCCGAACAGGCGGTCCCACCAAGGCAGGTTGAAGCCGAAGTTCGAGTTGGTTTCATCGTCCTCGACGGAATGGTGGACCCGGTGCATATCTGGGGTCACGACAAACCAGCGCAGTACGCGATCCACCTTGGCGGGCAAGCGCACGTTGCCATGGTTGAACATCGCCGTTGCGTTCAGCAGTACCTCAAAAATAATCACCGCTGCCACCGGCGGGCCGAGCACGGCAATCGTCGCGAACTTGATCAACATCGACACGATGATCTCGATCGGGTGAAAGCGCGCCCCAGTGGTCACGTCGTAGTCCGGGTCGGCGTGGTGCACGCGGTGCAGCCGCCAAAGCACCGGAATCGCATGCACCATCACGTGCTGCAACCAGATCACGAAGTCCAGCGCGATCACCGCGATGGCCACCGCGAGCCACAACGGCAGCTCGACATAGTTCAGTACGCCCCAACCCTGAGCGGCAGCAAACGCCGCCATGCCCACTGCCGCGGCCGGAAACAGCAGCCGTAACAGCAGCGTGTTCAGGACTACCAGACCCAGGTTGTTGACCCATCTGAGCGCCTTGCCGACCGTCAGGATCCTGCGCGGTGCCAGCACCTCCCATAGCGCCATCACGACAAACGTGCCGACAAAGAAACCGAGCCGGATTGCCGCCTCGTGGGTTTGCAAAAAGGTTTCCAAGTACCCGTGCCCCCTCGTGCTTGACTGGCATTGCGCAGTCTGTGGCTATACTGAACCGTAAATTCTGGATACATTCTACTATTTAGTTGAATGTTTAGCCGGGGCGTGAACTGATGTCAAGAAATGCGGAACCCAAGCAGGCCTTGTTTGAGCAGTTGGCAGTGATCGGCCGTGCGATGGGGAGCGCGGCCCGCCTGGAATTGCTCGACTTCCTCGCCCAGGGCGAGCGAACGGTCGAGGATCTGGCCAAGGCCGCCGGACTCTCCATTGCCAACACCTCGAAGCACCTGCAACAGCTCAAGGGCGCCGGCCTGGTCGAGGCGCGGCGGGAAGGTAAGCACATCCATTATCGGCTTTCAGACGATCGTGCGATCGATGCCGTGCGCGAGCTGCGGGTGCTCGCCGAGGCTCACATTGAGAAAGTTGGTGACCTGGTCACGCACTACCTGCACAGCCGTGACGCCCTGGAGCCCGTGCCCGCCGAAGAACTCCTGAACCGTGCGCAGCAGGGATTGGTGACCGTCATCGATGTGCGCCCACCGGAGGAGTATTCGCAAGGTCACATTACCGGTGCACTGAATATCCCGTTGGACAAGCTCAAGCAACAGTTGAAACAGATACCACGCGACCGCGAGGTGGTGGCCTATTGCCGTGGCCCCTGGTGCGTACTGGCTTACGAAGCCGTGGCCCGACTGCGCAAGGCCGGGCTCTCCGCAAGGCGTCTCGAGCACGGGCTACCGGAGTGGCGGCGGGCCGGGCTCCCGATCGAGCAGTCGTAATACAGGTGAACGACGGGCGGCGCGAAGCGCACCGCCAAGTTCACTTCCACAACGGGTTCCAACAGCATCGTAAGAGCCGGTTTCATTGCGATGCGTCTGGCACTGCGGTTCGGGCTGGATGTCGCATCGGTCTCGTTGACGACCTCGACCCATTAAGACGTGCTGCTCATCGTGCGTTTCGACCGCGTTGTCACAACTCAGGCAAGCAGCGCCAGCCCATGATTTCCGCCCAGACCCTGGTCAAACTGGAGGACAGGATGGCACGCTTAGCGGGTAACGTCGGTCTTGCCGAAATCGTTCATCACCAGTTTATCCGTGCCGCCGAAACGCCGCGCAAACGCTTGAGAATCCGTGCCGATGAGACGCATGTATGGGTTGGTCGTCTATCGGGGTATCGACGATGCGCCAGATGCCGGTACCCCTACAAGTACTTCTTGAAGGTACTTGCGGTTACGGCGAGGCTGAGCGCGAACAGCGTCGCGAACGGTAGCACGATGAAAGTGGGATGCAGGCTGAACGGCAGCGCGAGGTAAACAACCCAGCTCAGGACCAACAGCGGCATTGCCGATTGTTTAGCCCAGTGATAGACGAATGAGCTTTCCCTGCCGCCGCCCCAGCGACGCAGGTCCCGCTTGACGAAACCGTCGACCAAGGCCATCAGACTGAACAGTACGAACACCGGCATTGCCAATGTCAGGATGGCCAAGCGCACGGAGAACACCTGGGTGACCTGCATGCCCGCAATCACGAACTTGGCAACGGGCGCGTAAAGGTTGTGGAGTCTGGGTCGCAGCCCGCTTTCGTCGGGGGCTGGGGGCACCGACAGCCAGGCGATAACGTCGACCACCCGCGTAAACTCGAACAAGGCGTAGTAAGCATTGTCCGCTACCGCCTTGGCGAACGCGGCCGGGCTTGAGGTCACAACACTTCGCCGGAAATCCGAATCCAGGTACCCGATCTCTGCCTCGAGCATCGACCGGCTGTGCTGGAGGCCTTTATCGGGCCACCAGAAGACCATGCCCACCCATTCGCTCAGGATCGAAAACAACAGTGCCAACAGCAGCCATTGCATGCCCTTGGCAACCATCGTCAGCATCCTCGAGGTCAGACCCTGCTGGACCTCTCGCCGTCGTGGGTCGGCCATTGCCTCAGCCATCGTCATCCTCTGCCGAGCAAGTCGTGGGCTCGGTGGCAGCTACTGTATCGGCCGCTGCGTGCCACCAGGTTTCACGCTGGCGGTACCACTGGTCGTTGGTGATGTAGGTCCGTTCCATTTCGTTGGCGACCGCGGCCAGGCTCTGCGGCATGACCGGATCTTTGCTGGTATCCGGCAGTGGCATGCGCAGTTTCCACAACTGCCCACCTTCGAGCAGCGCAAACGCCTGGCCTTTCGGCAACGCCACCAGTTCCGCCGGCGTCAGCATCGGGACCTCGGAGACGCTGATGCGATCTTCGTTGCGTGACTTGAAGTCGACACCCGAGGTCGGGTCCGAGGAGTCGTCGACACCGGACACGCTCATCAAGGTGAAGACCTCGACCTTGGGCAACTGGTCGGTCAGCATTTCGGCGGTGGCCAGCTCTTTCACCCGCAGCATCAGAAGCGTGTTGAAGTTGCCGGCGACCTGCCCTGCTTTGGCCCGGTTGCCGATCCTTGCCTCGACGTCCGACCAGGTTTGGGTATAGGCGGTCACCTGGAACCCGGCACCGCCAGCCTTGTTCAGGAGCGGCACGAACTCGTCACCGATCAGCTCATTGAACTCGTCGGCGTGCAGGGAGATTGTCGGCATCGTGGCCAGGGCGCCCGTCAGCGTCGGACCGTCGGCCGGGTCTTCGACGCCGTGCTTGTAGATGTGCCCAGCTACCGAGACCAGGTCCGCGAACATGGAGTTGCCGACGGCACTCGCTACTGTCGTGTCGGTCAGCGCATCCAGGCCCACGTAGACAATCCCCTTGCGCCGGATCACCTCCAACCACTCGAAGATGGGGCGGTTGTCGTCGGTGTCCAGATAGTCGGGGGAGATCAGCTCGGCGATCTTGCCGGTGGTGAGCTTCTCCATCAGGGGCCCGACCGAGCTGACGATCTTGTCGAAGTAGGTCTTGTCGTACTTGAACGCCGAGACCAGTCCGTCGAGAACGGGATCGTAGCGGTCCTGGTCTTTCAGATAGCGCATTAGGGCGACCGCATCCGGATGGCGCCCACGCAGCGCCGCGGGCAGGTTGCGCTCCTTGGTGTTGGCGGCGACCTCTGCCAAATCTGCCTCCCACCCCGCCTCACCGTGCTCTCGCAGGTGCTTGCGCGCGTACTCGACGAACAAGGGTTCGATGTCGTTGATGTAACGACGCACCTGCTGGTAGTCCGGACGCCGGCCGAGCGCCACCAGGGCGCGGGCGATGATGTTGACGAACCGCCAGGCAAACTCCTTGAAGGCCGCCGAGTTGCCCTCACTCGGCAGCTGATTGGCGATCCGGGTGGCGACCTCCGTGATCCGGGAGAAGCTACCGATGGCGTTGTAGCGGGCGGACACCTCCGGATACCCAAGATGAAACAGAAAGAATTCGTCCGCGCGCCCTGCCCGTTTGGCCTCGGCATAGACCCGGCGCAACAGATCTGCGTCGCCTTTCGGGTCGAAGACGATCACCACATCACCGCGGCGGATGTCCTGGGTGATCAGGATCTCTGCAAGCCGTGTCTTGCCTACCCGCGTGGTGCCCAGCACCAGGGTGTGGCCGACGCGCTCGCCGATGTCCATCCAGACATCCTGTTCTTCGGGCTCCACGGCGTGCAGCGCCGGTTTACCGCCAACCGGCGGCAGCGGCCTTAGGGGATTCCACCAGGCGCGGCTGCGTAACCCCGCCGCAAGCCAACCCAGGATCGGTGTCGCCTCCCAGGCGACTTCCTTGCGGCGCGCCCAATGATAGAGCGGACCAGGCTGTACGTAGCGCTGAACCTCGGGGCGAATGGTGTCGCGCAGGCGCTGGGTGTGCTTCTGAGTCCAGCGGAAGCCCCGACCGAGGAAGAGTTTTCGTCGACTCACCGGCACCTGATCCGCCCGCAACCGATAGGTGGGAAGACGGCGCAGGTTGCGCTGATAGATCAGCACCCGCCAGGCCTGGCGCCCGCGCACGATGCCGAGTAAGGCCAGCGCCCCAGCCGCGCCATAAGCCACACCCGGCGGCATCATCAGCGCCCAGGGCGCCAGCACCGCGATACCGGCCGTCGCGAGCGCAACGACGGAAGACCAGAGCTCGACCGGCGGACGAAGCAGCGCCTCGACAGGATGCCGGCTCACTGCTCGATGCCGTCTTTGGTTATCAGGACCGGATAATGCGACAGACCCAAGGCCTCGGCGATGTCACTGGCCGACGCCGGCAGGATCGGCAGACCCTCGGCGATCGCCGCAACGGCGCGCAGGTCATCGAGTGTCTGTGCCTCGATCAGCATCCCGACCGCTCCGATCTCGGCGAGCCGATCGCGGTGGGTCGCGAACCATTCTCGCGAGAGGCCATCGGAGCCGATCAGAAAGAACGGTCGCGCAAAGGGCCGTTTGATGTCTTGCGGTTCCACCTTGCCAGGTGTCAACCCCGGCGACCGAATCGGCAGGATCCGCTCGGGATCCGCAGCCCCCAGCATTGGTTGGACCGAGCTTGCCTGCGGCCCGTCTTCTTGAACCGGCTCCTCGTCGAAAACCTCGAGGAACGGGGCCAGGGGATAGGTCTCGCCTCTGTCGTAGATCACGGTCAGCGCACTGCCCGCCGACACGGGCATCCCCAGCGACAGGAGCAGCACCGTTGTGCTCAAGACAGGCATGGCCTGGCGGTAACGGATTGCCACGCTCGGCCCCTTACCCGCGTCGGGTCAGGCGTTGCCAGTGCGCGCGCACCCGTGCCCGGTACCGGTCTGCCCGCTGTGGGCTGTTGGGCGCGTGATAGCAGCCCACGGCCGCCCACCAGTCTTGGCGGCTCTGGTGACAGTGGTGCAGGATCTCCGCCGCGACCCTCAGGTTGTGATAGGGATCCAGTGCTAGCTGTGGACTCCCGAGGCGTTGCCGGTGATACCGCCAATTGACCTGCATGAGCCCGATATCGATCGATCTCCGGCCCGCGTCGAAATGCTCCTGTAGCGCGGCCTCGGCCTCCTGCCGTGAGTCAAAAAAATGCCCCCTACCCTGGACATTCAACGTCCAGGGCCAGGGGCGAACGTTGCCTGTACTGTCAACCTGACGGGCGGATTCCGTCAGGGCTACGGCGTACAGGACTTCGGGGGGCAGATCGTAGGCGTCGGCCACCTGTTGGTAGCCGACCGGCACCGATGCATGGGCCGGCGCTTGAAGCGCCAATCCTGGTGCAAGCAGCACGAGCAGAAGAACGGATGGCCGACACAACCGGCTCACAGCGCCGACCCCGACAGCACGCTCAGGACGTCACCGCGCCGGCGCAACAGGTACGGCGCCTGGCCCTTCCCCTGCGTCAGTTCGGACAAGGCACCGCCATCGTGATTGAGCGTGACCCGACGGCTTCGCACCCAATCCGGCATGATCGACTGTCGTTCGGCCCAATCCCTCACCGTGGTGTCGTCGTCCCGCGGGAGGCCAATGAGATAGATGTCGACCCCGGCCACGCTGTCGATCCGCTTGAGCAACTGCTGGAGGAGCACATCGCAGCTGGCGCAGTCGGGACGGGTGAAGAACAACACACGATCTCTTGGTAGCAGCGCCCCATCGCTCGCCTTGTCATCTGGCAGTCGTGCGAGATCGATCAGTGGTTCTGCTGGGAACAGCTGTTGCCATGCCTGATCGTAGGCATGCTGAAAGGCCAGGATCCGTTCGGCATCTTCGCGCATCAGGCGCGCCCAGCGCTCGGCATAGCGCCGGCGCTCGGCCTCGTCGCGCGCATGGATGCCCAAGACCTCGATCGGGGAGAGGGTGGCCGGACTGATGCTGCCACGGATGCCGTCCATGAGGCTCCGGTAGCGGCGCCACTCGGTATCCGAAAGATCCCAGATCGTCGCGCGGGCCTTGTCGGTCGGGGACAGTGGCGAGACGACATCAGACGTCTGCGCGAACTGCGACCGCGTCGCATCCGATGTGACTGTCGGCCCGGCGTTGACCGACATCGTGATGCCCATGGCCAACGTAATGCCGACTAACATGGACTTCTTTTCAATGATCGGCGCAGCCATGCCCGGCCTCTTCATGCTTCGCGGCGGAAGTTGTTGGGGTCGACGCAGTGGGCAACGTCAAATCCCGCTGGATGAGCCGCCCATCGGGGAAACGGCAGGGTCCAAGCGTGGCCTCGACGCGTTGCGTTGGTGAGGTCTGCTCCGACTCGGTCACAGGTTCACGCTCGGCACTGCCTTCGTCAGAAGTTGGCGAGGTCGAGCCGGCGACCATGGCACCAATCAGGATCAAGACGGCAATCACCACCTCCATGGGTTCACCTCACCTCCGTACCGGAGCTGGCGGGCCGCTCGTATCGAACAGGCGCACAGCGCTCAAAACTCACCAATCGGTGAACCGGATCCTCGACCAGGCGGAAGGCCGGGCCCGCCAAGGTCTCGAGGGCCGTTTTCAGAGGCATGGGACCCAGCATCCGGTGCGGTTCCGGCAACGGCAGGTTAAGAAGACTTTGCCGAGTAGGCTCCGCGGCATGCTGGGGTGACAGCCGGTAGCCGCTCGGTTGCAGCAGATGCTCGACCGCCTGGCCGACGCGTGTCACCGAGCCCGGAAACTCGACGCGAACGATTGCGCTCAAGAGACGAACCTGCGCCTCCGTTGGGGTCGTGGCTACGGTGGCATATCGGCCGACCTGGACTTCCGCGGCAACCGCACACGGCGGTGCCACGGTGCTCAGGAGGACCAGGCTCGTGCACGGAAATCGATGTTGGGAAAACAGTCGTCGCATCGCACGCTTGGAAGATCCAAGAACGCCCTATGCGTTCTCGTTGCGTGAATGCTGTCGTGATGACGGATCCGATGAAACGGAAAACGGCGGCACGTCTGTGCGCGGTTTCGGCTCAGTTCATCCACCGTGATAGCAAAGGTGACGACGTATGTCCTGGCCCAGGCCAAGCCGTTCCAGCGCCTCGGCAAACACTTCATCGACCTAGATAAACCGCCGTTACGGGCTCGCGTTCATGCCCAAGCTCAACGCTGATCTGAAGCCGTACCGCCTTGTCCAGCCTGCGTTCGTCCGGGGACAGTCTTGCCGCTGTAGGGCCGCCGGCCGCCGGCGATTTCCACCCGGTCAGCTCTTCGTACCGCTGCTGCGCATAGGCATGCCGCAGACCATGTAGTTTCGACAGCCCGGCATTGGCCGTGTGGCGCTCGTAGATCCGCAGCTGCTGTCGGTAGTTACGATGGCCTGGGATCAAGGACCCACGTCCGGCCAGGCGGTGGGCGCGATCGAGTACCGCTCGCTGCGCTTCATTGCGCACCGGGATCTCTCGGGCCTTGCCGCCCTTCGTCCAGGTGTCCTTGAGGATCAGGCGGTCTCCGCGGTCAGCGTAGGACGGGTTGAATTTGATCGCCTCTTCTCTGCGCAGCCCGAAGGCCTGCTGGAGCTCCAGGCTCATCCGTACGTGCGGATCGCGCA from Chromatiaceae bacterium harbors:
- a CDS encoding sterol desaturase family protein, which codes for MALWEVLAPRRILTVGKALRWVNNLGLVVLNTLLLRLLFPAAAVGMAAFAAAQGWGVLNYVELPLWLAVAIAVIALDFVIWLQHVMVHAIPVLWRLHRVHHADPDYDVTTGARFHPIEIIVSMLIKFATIAVLGPPVAAVIIFEVLLNATAMFNHGNVRLPAKVDRVLRWFVVTPDMHRVHHSVEDDETNSNFGFNLPWWDRLFGTYRDQPRGGHQGMTIGIRGYDQPRDVSWLPGLLLLPFRGRITGYVINRRQWSGADGTHE
- a CDS encoding metalloregulator ArsR/SmtB family transcription factor, translating into MSRNAEPKQALFEQLAVIGRAMGSAARLELLDFLAQGERTVEDLAKAAGLSIANTSKHLQQLKGAGLVEARREGKHIHYRLSDDRAIDAVRELRVLAEAHIEKVGDLVTHYLHSRDALEPVPAEELLNRAQQGLVTVIDVRPPEEYSQGHITGALNIPLDKLKQQLKQIPRDREVVAYCRGPWCVLAYEAVARLRKAGLSARRLEHGLPEWRRAGLPIEQS
- a CDS encoding TIGR03747 family integrating conjugative element membrane protein translates to MAEAMADPRRREVQQGLTSRMLTMVAKGMQWLLLALLFSILSEWVGMVFWWPDKGLQHSRSMLEAEIGYLDSDFRRSVVTSSPAAFAKAVADNAYYALFEFTRVVDVIAWLSVPPAPDESGLRPRLHNLYAPVAKFVIAGMQVTQVFSVRLAILTLAMPVFVLFSLMALVDGFVKRDLRRWGGGRESSFVYHWAKQSAMPLLVLSWVVYLALPFSLHPTFIVLPFATLFALSLAVTASTFKKYL
- the traD gene encoding type IV conjugative transfer system coupling protein TraD, producing MSRHPVEALLRPPVELWSSVVALATAGIAVLAPWALMMPPGVAYGAAGALALLGIVRGRQAWRVLIYQRNLRRLPTYRLRADQVPVSRRKLFLGRGFRWTQKHTQRLRDTIRPEVQRYVQPGPLYHWARRKEVAWEATPILGWLAAGLRSRAWWNPLRPLPPVGGKPALHAVEPEEQDVWMDIGERVGHTLVLGTTRVGKTRLAEILITQDIRRGDVVIVFDPKGDADLLRRVYAEAKRAGRADEFFLFHLGYPEVSARYNAIGSFSRITEVATRIANQLPSEGNSAAFKEFAWRFVNIIARALVALGRRPDYQQVRRYINDIEPLFVEYARKHLREHGEAGWEADLAEVAANTKERNLPAALRGRHPDAVALMRYLKDQDRYDPVLDGLVSAFKYDKTYFDKIVSSVGPLMEKLTTGKIAELISPDYLDTDDNRPIFEWLEVIRRKGIVYVGLDALTDTTVASAVGNSMFADLVSVAGHIYKHGVEDPADGPTLTGALATMPTISLHADEFNELIGDEFVPLLNKAGGAGFQVTAYTQTWSDVEARIGNRAKAGQVAGNFNTLLMLRVKELATAEMLTDQLPKVEVFTLMSVSGVDDSSDPTSGVDFKSRNEDRISVSEVPMLTPAELVALPKGQAFALLEGGQLWKLRMPLPDTSKDPVMPQSLAAVANEMERTYITNDQWYRQRETWWHAAADTVAATEPTTCSAEDDDG
- a CDS encoding integrating conjugative element protein — translated: MPVLSTTVLLLSLGMPVSAGSALTVIYDRGETYPLAPFLEVFDEEPVQEDGPQASSVQPMLGAADPERILPIRSPGLTPGKVEPQDIKRPFARPFFLIGSDGLSREWFATHRDRLAEIGAVGMLIEAQTLDDLRAVAAIAEGLPILPASASDIAEALGLSHYPVLITKDGIEQ
- a CDS encoding lytic transglycosylase domain-containing protein gives rise to the protein MPVGYQQVADAYDLPPEVLYAVALTESARQVDSTGNVRPWPWTLNVQGRGHFFDSRQEAEAALQEHFDAGRRSIDIGLMQVNWRYHRQRLGSPQLALDPYHNLRVAAEILHHCHQSRQDWWAAVGCYHAPNSPQRADRYRARVRAHWQRLTRRG
- a CDS encoding TIGR03759 family integrating conjugative element protein, encoding MAAPIIEKKSMLVGITLAMGITMSVNAGPTVTSDATRSQFAQTSDVVSPLSPTDKARATIWDLSDTEWRRYRSLMDGIRGSISPATLSPIEVLGIHARDEAERRRYAERWARLMREDAERILAFQHAYDQAWQQLFPAEPLIDLARLPDDKASDGALLPRDRVLFFTRPDCASCDVLLQQLLKRIDSVAGVDIYLIGLPRDDDTTVRDWAERQSIMPDWVRSRRVTLNHDGGALSELTQGKGQAPYLLRRRGDVLSVLSGSAL
- a CDS encoding pili assembly chaperone yields the protein MRRLFSQHRFPCTSLVLLSTVAPPCAVAAEVQVGRYATVATTPTEAQVRLLSAIVRVEFPGSVTRVGQAVEHLLQPSGYRLSPQHAAEPTRQSLLNLPLPEPHRMLGPMPLKTALETLAGPAFRLVEDPVHRLVSFERCAPVRYERPASSGTEVR
- a CDS encoding integrase domain-containing protein, with protein sequence MRDLNYQLKELCRRNRDGGYATQQNRERQLSLMADQLHALGYRAMNARSLKPKHVEALVRRWRQEGLSIGTVKNRMAALRWWANKVDRRNVVARSNDHYGIPERRFVSTGSKAKQVDRVDLERVRDPHVRMSLELQQAFGLRREEAIKFNPSYADRGDRLILKDTWTKGGKAREIPVRNEAQRAVLDRAHRLAGRGSLIPGHRNYRQQLRIYERHTANAGLSKLHGLRHAYAQQRYEELTGWKSPAAGGPTAARLSPDERRLDKAVRLQISVELGHEREPVTAVYLGR